The genomic DNA aaattattttcgttgctacttcataactgtaattttgctactgttatgaatcgtaatgtaagtatctgatatgcaggatgtattttcattgttacaaattgaacataaagcatagtgattaatcacaaaaacaatatgtaattatatatgtgttttccgatggttttaggcaacccctgtgaaagggtcgttcgacccccaaaggggtcgtgacccacaggttgagaactgctggtttaggtaaAAGCTTTCCTTCTCTAAGTTAACAGACTACTAGATTGGGAGTCAAGAAATCTGGGATTTAGACCCAGCACTGCCCTTGGCTAAGGGTCTCTGGGCAAATCACTGACCTTCTCTGGCCCTACATCTTTCTTGGATGAGGAACTGGgctaaaaaaatctttaaaatcccACCcaccatctgtgtgtgtgtaactaGTTGGTTGTAGACCAGATTTTTCCCACTCCCACGATCTTGGAGCTTCTGAAGTCAAGTAAGGTCCTGCCCATCAATACTTGCCACCAGGAAAAAAGGGCCCAGGGGGCAGGTGGCCACCTCTGGTCTTCAGCAGATGGACAGGCTTGTGGCAGGAAAGATCACCTGCAGTTTTACTCAGAAATAGTTCCAGGTTTCCTGCTACTTAAGAGTTCTTCTGTCTCCTTCCTGCCTTGCCTAGAGTTGTTTATGTTCTCTGGAGTAGGAATATTTTCCTCTAACTTTATCCTGGGGCTCCTCTTGCTCCCTGACAGACCAATGGAGACAAAGTGCTGAGTAAAGTGGTCCCAGACGTGGGCAAGGTTTTCCggctggaggtggtggtggaccAGCCCATGGAGAGGCTTTATGAAGAGCTTGTGGAACGCATGGAGGCAATGGGAGAGTGGAACCCCAATGTCAAGGAGATCAAGGTGAGGAGAGCCCAGGTGTGAGTGACGGGGCCCCAGGAGAGCCCAGTCGGAAAGGTGGCCAACGCTGTGAGTGGTGGTGCCTTACCCCCAGCACTGGCTAAGCAGTGATTCTGGTTCCCTGTGGCCTGGTAGGTCCTGCAGAAGATTGGAAAAGACACAGTGATCACCCACGAGCTGGCTGCAGAATCAGCAGGAAACCTCGTGGGGCCCCGGGACTTCGTGAGTGTGCGCTGTGCCAAGCGCCGAGGCTCCACCTGCGTGCTGGCTGGCATGGCCACCCAGTTCGGGCAGATGCCTGAGCAGAAAGGTGTCATCAGGTAATACTGGCAGCAGGCTCAAAAGCTCCCTTTCCTAAAACAGGCCTGGGGGCCAAGCATGGCTCCAAAAACCCAATCTTTGGTCCCCACTCTCAACTTCCTTTTACAAAGGAAGATTCTCATTTTCCATTGCAGGCAAGACTAGATCAGCCCTACTTATATAGCCAGTTTGTCCTGATTCTCCCCAGAAGTTTAAAGACCttaattgttttctaaagcaAGAGGTTTAGCTGGTATGGTCAGGTGTGGCTGTACTAGTGATTAAAATATAATCTGCACCACTTAGAACCCAGCTGCTCCCTGAGTTCCTCAGGGGCCCCAGCCACCACCCTAGACCCTTTCCCCAACCTCCCTCTTATCCAGCAACTATAAGGGACCACAGGAAGCCTCCAGGTTCCAGCTCCAGTTCTAATCAGCATTTGTTCTGATAAGCTGGTAACCATGCCAACTGTTAAATACCACCCTTGGCGAAGGCCACTTCTCTGATGAGATTTGGAAAGACAAGGCTAGTAGAAGTGTGGCTAGTAGAACTCGTCAGCATGAGCGAACTGAACTGGCCTCCTGATTCAACTTCTCTTCAATTGACAGAGCTGAGCATGGCCCCACTTGCATGGTGCTCCACCCTCTGGCTGGGAGTCCATCAAAGACCAAACTCACTTGGCTGCTCAGCATTGACCTCAAGGTGAGAGGGGCATGGGAGGTGGCACAGTGGGAAGGGGGTGAGAGACAAATAGTTCACCACTCCCACAGGGAATAGGAAAAATCCTTCCATTTAGAGAGAATTAGACTGTTGAAGGGAGAAGAGATTTGAGTAATGGCTTGATATTCAACCATCTCTCAAAAGCCTGCAATGGCTCCTTCTTACCTCTCATATCAAATCTCaactctataatttttttttttttttaaaggggaaactTAGGCCCAGAAAGGTATGCTCACTAGCTCAGGGTCACAAAGCTGGGAAGATACGTCTTAATTTGTCTTGAGAACAAATCCTGTTCTTCTGACACTCTCATGACAGCAGGGCAGCAATGCGGTCCCGATTCCAGTCAACAAGGTTGCATCTATAAACAGAGCTAGAAGACTAAGACCAAATCGTAATGTGATAGGATCCAGAGGTGTCTAGAGTGGACAACCACCCACAAGATGGTCAAATTCTTTCATCTTTTACTCTAGGGATGGCTGCCAaagactatcatcaacaaagtcCTATCACAGACCCAGGTGGACTTTGCCAACCACCTGCGCAAGCACCTGGAGTCCAGTCCTGCTCCTGAGGCCAGGTGTTGAATACCAGCCTGTGGCTTCCCACTGTTCCTGCTGCATTGGCTTGTGTGCTCATCAGGAAAATCCCTCCCAGAAGCCTGCAAGTCTGCTTGAGATCATCTGGGGACTGTGGGTGGGGTGGTagtatatttacattatgatatTAGGACTCAGATTGGTAAAATTTTAGTACCAAGAAAATAGGGATGGGTCTCATATAGAGGTCAAGCCTTCTAATTTCATTCACTGAATAGCTGGGAAATGAAGGTTAAGGGtctcaaaatatctgtaaaaTTTTTCTCTGGCCCTTACATGTCTACCTAAAAACACCTTAAAATGCTACTAGctgagagagggtgcagaggGTGCTAAATACAAGGATTGGGACCTCATGCTTTATGGGCTCAAGAGTTCCACTCCCTGCAGGCAGCGTGTGTGGAATATTAGGGTCTTACAAGAGGGGCTCCAGCAACTCTCTGCCCCTCCACCAAGCAAGCAGAGAGCTGCACCAAAGTGCGGGCAACTCCCCACAGCAGGTGCCTTCCAGAGACCTAGTTCAggttttcttgataaaaaaaaaaatacaaaaataattattaggCTGATTTCCCTACTACTTCCACGAGCACCAGTCAGAGCAAAGAATCATAACTAATACAAAAACTTCAGTCTGTACCTGTTTTAAAATTCTACTCTTAAGAAATCTATTTGAGTAAATGTCAACTTCATACTAAAGGAGTCCTagataaaaatcttaaattttaatCCCCTAActcattaaaaggaaaaactacTGGGGACTTATATCATTCAATTATTTAGAATCTGTTATCAAAACCtttcataaaatttaatttctagGATAAGCACAAGCCTAATTCTTAAGAGCACTAAAATTGGTACCTGATTAATGGGTATTCAAAGGTGAAAATCATGACTGaggatttttatttacttaattaaaaGGAAGGATagtctgactttgggtggtaaacacataatacaatatacagatcacatattatagaactgtacacctgaaactatataAGTATtactaacattaaaaataaattttattgttttctcattAGTGACTATTTAGACCTAACAAGGCAACTGAATCTTTACTTCAGTCTATTGTATCAGCTCTCAGCTTGGCTCAGGGATGCCAATTTCTCTGCTTTAGTAGGTCAGTATTTTACTATTTTGAGAGATGGCTGGAAAAAGGGGTAATATGATGATAGCAAATTCCCCTTCTAAGAGTCAGaaaatttatgctttaaaaatataaactgggATGGGGGTACTTTGCTAAAATGTATACAACTTGAAGCTTTCCCATTCTAGTGCTAATAGCATTGATGATTTATACCATTTGGAAATAGAGTTCTATCTTATTTATTAAACAATTAGCAACAGCAGAAATTCTGATATTTATTAAGGTATTGAAAATTTACAATTAgagatatttattattatttattccgATTGTTTCATTGTTtcttggtctatttttgaaatagGTATAATTACTGTTTATCTGTCCAGGAGCTTCAGAGTGAGAGGGGATAGTtgtagaagtattttctagaacagaAATATCATCTAATCCCCAGTAAGAGAAAATAGTTGTTTGAAGATGTATAGAGCAATATATATCCTGGTTTCAAAAGAGAACATCAATAGTAAAGAAATGGGCTTTCAACACATAACATGGTTTTGAGCTTGATTATAATTTGCCTTCTTCCAACTATGCAACTGTGTCTTTGAAATGACTGGGGAGACATTCTCCCACTTGTTTAACTTTGAATAAAGTAAGTTGTAATGATCTATTTACAAGACTATAGAGTATTCTTTGAACCCTTCAAATGAACCTTGTCAGAACACACACGTTTTGAACATCAAGTATAAACAGACAAAATCATTATTCCTGCTACCTCTGATTTACGAAAGCCAAATGTACAAAAactaattttatcatttaaaaagagTAGAATGtaattatatttcataatttgtattttacatAATTACATGTGTGGTAATTTATATTATAAAGAATTTACCTCCAGCTTCCTCTAAATAACAACCCTCATCTTAAAAGTTcttcaagccgaaaccggtttggctcagtggatagagcgtcggcctgcggactgaagggtcctaggttcgattccggtcaagggcatgtacctgggttgtgggcacatgcccagtgggagatgtgcaggaggcagctgatcgatgtttctctctcatcaatgtttctaactctctacctctctcccttcctctctgtaaaaaatcaataaaatatattaaaaaaaaaaattcttcaaactCTGATGATCCAGAAACTTTGTAGCCATGTTTGCCCTTTAAGAACAGTCACAAGTAAACAGGTGTTTAAGGGTGACAGACTGAGACTCCAGCCTAAGATCATACTGATTCAGTGTGAGGTTTCCTGCTGAGATGTGGAATGGCCCACATTAATATATTTGTCTTCTagttaggaaaaaaatatattagtcaAAACTACTGTTAAGATACCAACAGTCACTTGAAAATTGGGGAATTTCTTAATATATGGTGATTCTTGGCAACATATTACTACCTCGTGGTGAACCACTCTACCTGTTAGCATAGGTAGGAATTTATATGTGGGAGAGTTTAGGGCCATCCTGGGAGGGCTGCATtgccattgatgcagaaaaagggagcctaagcagctgatcgatgtttctctctcatcgatgtttctaactctctatctctctcccttcctctctgtaaaaaatcaataaaatatattaaaaaaaaaaaaaagggagccTAAGAAAACAGTCATTCTTACCTTCTAGTGTTTAGTTTCTGAAAACTGCCCTTTAATCACCAGCTACACAAAGGAAGAGAAGGCAGGAAAACAACCTGCACGTATTAATACACTTGCTCAAGGAGAAGAACTGGAGGGAGACCACTAACCCTTTACTCTTCTTCACCTCTTGAGTCTTATTTTTCACAGGATAAAGGGGGTGGTTGAGTTGGCTGGAGAGAAAGCAAGCAATTGGAGAGGGATTGAGGTACAAGTCAGAAGCCTGTCTCCTCCACTGCTGGCCACCCTTCCGCAGACAGCCCACATTTCTGACTGTCCCAAGAGGGAAGCACAATGCCACACATGCGTGATCACAAGTTTTATTTGGAAAGAGTTTCTAACTATTAAAGCTGCAAGCGAGTTCCTGTCACAATTACAGTTCTAGAGGCATGGTAGTTTCAGAGATCCCAGTGTTCAAAAGAGTACttcaaaattaataacaaaaacaaacgcACACCCATTGAGAGCTCTTAGACCAGTCTGGTATGCACAGCCACTGATTCCAGCTGTTCTTGGAGACAGGCCCACCATACTTGCAAATCAGGTGGGAAGGAGTCAACGCCCACAGAGGGGAAAAGTCTCTAAATAAGTTAGCTACTTAGACAACATTATCCACTCCCTAGAGAATACAGTAAGAGAACAAGCCCCAGTAGTGGGAACATGGTACAGCACCAGCTTCACAGGGAGCTTATGGGATTCTAGGGTCAGCAGTTGGCATCTCGCACACAAAATGAAAGCAGTCACTAGAAGCAGGGAGAGTACTGAAGGGCAGGGAGTCTCTCCCCGTCCCACCCAGCCTTTTACCTTGCTAACAGCAGAGGCTATGTTCTGCAGTATCTTTGGGATAACGTTGGTCacgttaaaaacaaaaagaaaatccccCAATATCATTCCCAAGAAAGTCCATGTCTGCAAAGAAAGAGGGACCTGGTCAGGGTTCCCACGGAGGACTCCGCCTCCCATCCACTTCTGTTTCCACATGATATAAGACATCAGCCAGAGTGTGTTCTACGACAGCGCCCCAGCCCATATCACTCATCTGTGGGAGGAACGAGAAACAGAAAGGAGGTGATGAGAATAACTACAGCAAGAAGCTACAAAGATGCTGAGGATGCATGTGGACATTTTTAATGTTACTCACAGGGCGGTAAGTGAGATCCTTCGGAGGATACTTGAAGCATGGTCCAAAGTTAATGGAAACCTGGGATAAATTTAATTCAAGCAGACATGGCAAAACAAAGTAAGTATATAGTGAAAAAGTTAATgggatatttttctctttgaaggTAGCTGTGATATTCAAGGTATAACAGGAACAATGATATATATTAATATTGCTAAAATTGGCCAACACCTTAATGTCCATCAAGAATTAGGTAAGTAAAATAGACTAAAATACATGGGAAACTTCCAGGCATTACCTttccaaatcatttttttaaaaaactaacaggCTCTAATGATAGTCCCCTTCAtactgaattatatatatatttaagtcaaTATAGCAACAGTTACAAACTAACAATCGTAGGTTATCATGACATATATAACACCAAACTGATTTATGCACATAAATAGTTTACAGCCATTACACTGAACAATAATATTACCACACAGTACATTCAAAGGACAAATATGGGGCACACTAATTGCATGATCTAAGCAAATGCTTCGTAAAACACCCAACTATTTTTGGAACAAACAGTGACAGTCAGAAAACATTCCCATCTTCCTTAGGCAATTCAGATTTCTTTCTAGAACTCAGGCAGTGGCCCTTTGACTATTGCCATTCACCTATTTCTCCCAATTTCTGTCCACATGATGAACAGATGGTACATACCGTGCAGCTCTTGTACAATGAGATGGCTGGAAAGTAAACCCCCTCAAAAATATCTTTGTAAGCCACACCTTGATTGacaccatttttataaaatattatctgaAACAAAAAGCACACTTTTACTTTtgaatttaaaaacagaacacaTACACACTAAAAGAGAATTCACTTGGAGCACCCTTCAGAAGTGCTGTGCCACCATACTGGTGATAATGTACTCCAAGAATAGCATATAGCTTGTGTAATAACATCACTTAATCAGTTTCTCACCTATTTATATGCACTATTCTAGTTGGTGTTCACATTTATTTGCTTTCTGCCTCCCTATGCTACTTCTACCAGTTATACTATTATTTGTTATACTGTATTTATACCTTGCATAAGGTTCTCATTTCTACATTTCCACTTCAAAAATCTCAGGATATTTTGTCAGTCTCTgaattctcattttctttattctttatctcCCCAAAGATATTCTCTCTGaaccactatatatatatatataattcgtgcagggggaggggggagggcggggggcccagcctggcctgtaccctctcacagtgcaggaacCCCACGATTGAttaccccaaagaggtaggccccgcccacccatctggggctccttgatggattgccccaaagaggtaggctgaaGCCAGGGGTCCCGCCTCCGCGCTGCGCATGCATTAAGCCCCCGCCCACCCGCGCGCACCTGCTGCACATGCAGCCTCTTGGTGATCACTTGTTGTGGCATGAGGGCGTgttgaccacataggcttttattaataggatatatctgtatactagaggcctagtgcacaaattcgttcatgggtggggtctggccatgcaccctgattggggccctgattggggctgattgggcggggcagccctgggggaagggggtggggggaggggtcacgggccattggctggccagccccaccccctggtcaaactcccagcagaggggacaatttgcatattaaccttttattatataggacaatttgcatattagcctacacacacacacacacataattttttcccccagatAAGGTTCTTTTTGCCCTTGTCAGTATAGCTCAGTTGGGTGGGCATCATcacatgcactgaaaggttgccagttcaattcccagtcagggcatatgcctgggtttcaggctcaatccctggtaggggatatgcaggaggcagctgatcaatgctgtACCCTCACATCAaggtctccctgtctctctctaaaaatcaatatactattttaaaaaattcaaacttctaaaaataaataaataaaaggttccTTTTTCTGAAGCAACTTTCGGTCTCTTCTGCTCAGAAAGAGCAATCTTCTCTCTGGCTGTACAATAattcctcacttaacatcatcaTCGATAGTTCTTGGAGCTGTGGCGAAACACAttttgaaaccaattttacctAATTGATATAACTGAGTTAAGTTTTTACTGCACCTCATCAGTGTTAACGAATTGACATTATTCCAGGACTTGCTGTATTTTCTGGCTGTATCAACCTTAGATCTACTAACTGCTTCCCTTTACTCATTTTTCAACTAGAACCctagttttgttttaatttctcctATATTAGTTTCTATTATTGATTCAGGTGCATCCACAgcatttttatggaaaaatgtTTGCAGCTCAgaacttcctttcttcccttccccttttaTTTTTGACCCTTGTGGCTGGTCCAGATTTGTCAGCCCTTCTTTGATTGTGTTATGACCTTGGGTAGACATGTCCCCAACGACCCTGGCACAGGGAGGTAGGGAAAGTTCTAGGGGACACTGAATGAGCCATTCCAGCTCTGGCTGCCTCCACTCACACAGCCaggtcctctccttcctctcctcctccagtgTTCCTCCCTCTGTACTTGGTACTTCTTCTGATAAAGAATAACCATCTCTGACTTGCTTCTTCAACCATTTGTAGATTTCCTTGTTAGATCAgtgtttttacttcttttctacaGTGTTCCTGAAAGAACCACGATTATCGCTCTAATAGCAGCAGCACAGTATCACAGAAAGAGCACAAACACAGTAGGCAGAGTGTGAGCTTACTCTGTTAGCGGGAAAACCCTTCATTCCCCTttgggcctcattttcctcacttATAATTAGGGGGTTGGTCCAATCTTCAAGGTCTCCTAGTTCTGACGTTTTTGTGACCATGACTCACCTCACTATGGGGAGTCTGCTTTAGGCTCTTCTCTGCTTTATCCACAAAGTCTTTTTCCTCAAAATACAAATAACTCTTGAACTTTATCAAAGCCTTGAAAaccaagagagaaaggaaaaaaaggctcATTGAAGCATCAGCAACATCACACAAATAGCACTGAGTCATGCGCTCTGcaacagaaattaaaaatctttGCAGAGTTAGCTTTGCTAGATTTTGAACTATGTGCTTCTTAAAAAGTACCAGGAAGGCACGTTTgctaaacattttcaaaaagacCTTTACTAATAAATTTTGAGGAAACACATACATTTAAGTACATATATACTCTCACCACGACAACAGTGGAGCAACTAAAATTATCACATATAGTTGGTGAAAATGGAGAGTTGGgcaatttttcataaaaataaatataaaactaccCTATAGCCCAGTAATTccaaaataaatggaagcatatttACAAAGAGATTTGTTCAAGAATGTGCACAGCCCGAAACTTAAAAGAGCACAAGCGTCCATCAACAGGAAAATAAATGTGTTATATGTTAACTATTTTTCAACATAGTTGGAAAAACTAGAAAATGGATAAACACACTATGGAATATTCATACAATAGAATGAGAACAAGCCAACAACACAACATGAATGAGTATCAAAAGCAGTATGCCAAATATTAAAATCCAGATGCAAAACaacatactgcatgattccatttatatacgATCAAGAACAAGTAAAGCCTATAGAATAGAAAtatgatggggaaaaaaattcttaaaattattcaGAGAGGTAGTTGCCTTTATGGGTGTAGGTGGGACTGGGGAATGACTGGGAAAGGGCATGAGGGACCTTCCGGTCCTGACGATAGATTCTATGTCTCAACAGCAGTTTGGGTCAAACTTAAAACTCAGTGAGTGAAAATCTgtacatttcattttatataaattttatatcaaaagaaaaaactaaacaaaGGTTGAACTCTAGCTAATGATGTGCATCTTGAAGTACTTGGTGGGAAGTGAATGTCTGCAATATTCTTTTGAAGTGCATTAAACaaagagggatggatggatggatggacgggtgTGTGGAGAATAAATGCATAACATGTTAATAGAATTTAGGTGATGGGTATTCAAACACTAACTTTTaaattctttcaactttgttatgactgaaaattttcataatgaaATGTTGGGGAAAATATGAATGGTGGGTCAATATCACAGGAGGCCACAGACTACAGCTGCAGGTACTGGTCGGCAAACCCAGGAATATTTCAGGACAAACTTACCTTATCTTTATAAGTATCAGGCAGCGACTTGGCTGTCTCTGTGTCTTCAGGAAGATTGATATAGAATCCTAGGACATCTCCCTGTCCATAGCCAGAAGAGTAGTGTTTGCCAATGGACTGGTGGAACTTGGTTCCCTTTTTGCTCCGCCAAGAATAGCTAAATTTATCATAACCTAAGGGAGCTTGAAGGTTACCTATCCAAAAAAAGATATACAGGAAGTCAGAAGACTGCAACCCAACTTCTGgtttgctaaaaaaaataaaaaataaaaataaaaaatttacttttttttttttttttttggtgtgggggaggaagagtcatgaattttataaaattactagaggcccgatgcatgaaattcgtgcaagggccccagcccctgtccgccagaaggatgtccggtctaattagcatattacccttttattattatagactatttCTCATAAgcaaagaattataaaaatattccaaGAATTGCAACTGCctaaaccagccatgggcaaactacggcctgcgggccggatctggcctgtctgaaatgaataaaactaaaaaaaaaaaaaaaaaaaagaccgtacccttttttgtaatgatgtttactttgaatttatattagttcacacaaacactccatccatgcttttgttccggccctccggtccagtttaagaacccattgtggccttcgagttaaaaagtttgcccacccctggcctaaaccCTTTGGAACTGAATTTTATGTCCATAATTTGATAGGCTCCAAAGTAGTaaaacttgccctaaccggtttggctcaggggatagagcaacggcctgcggactcaagggtcccaggtccgattccggtcaagggcatgtaccttggttgcaggcacatccccagtagggggcgtgcaagaggcagctgatcgatgtttctcattgatgtttctaactctatccctctcccctcctctctgtaaaaaatcaataaaatatattttaaaaaaacaaaacaaaacaaaaaaaccaaagtaGTAAAACTTATTAGCCAGATAGTCTTATACCTCTCTACCTGCTTCACTGTCCATACTATAACCACAGCTTACCTAACGGCTGAGACCAGCCCAATCTAGCAGCAGTGTCCGGTGGCATCTCATCCACCGTAATTTCGAAGTACCAGGCCCCTTTCCGGACCCCATGAGAAGCCCGCACCATAGAGTAGCCCTTCTCTCCAACCACAGTCAGCCGGTCATCAGAGATCTTTAACTGGGGAGCTGCAGAGATGGAGATAAAAACAAAGGCCTGCAACTTATCTGAGATACTGGGAGACAACTGCCACAAAACATGAGTCTTACACCCCAGTGAAAGATCAGAAACATCAGGTCAGGAATCAGAAATATTAGTTCAGGAGTTTAAAAATCTCAAGACAAAgatgagaagagaggaagaaagttgTTAGGTAATCCAGTTTTATTATATGTTGAAGAGCACAAGTTAACTATTCCCTGAAATATAATAAAGCAACTGCAATGTGTTTAAATCCTGATTTGAATAAACCATCCTTTAAGACTTAACTTTTAACTTTGAATTTCAGATTTTCAAAAATAGTACAGTCCTCATTCAGCTTCCCTAAATGTTAACACCATCTATAACCATAATATAATTATCAAAACCAGAAAACTAACATTTATACAATACTATTAATTAATCAACATATCTTCTTCAAAATAAGCCAATTATCAACACAATATCCTTTTCCTGGTCCTGGATCTAATCGAAGATCCCACAAttcatttagttgtcatgtttcAATCTGGGACAGTTCCTCAAGCCTTTCATGACAGTGACATTTTGAAGAGTACTGGTCACTTTAGCTTGTAGAATATCcctcaataaaaatacctttaaaataaataaacaaactcatTCTCACATTCCAAATGATAATGAATGGTATTTGAGCAACAAAAGAAAGTATACTCCACAGAATAAAGTAAGTATCTATGAGTCCATACCGACATAATCAAGTAAATAATATtggacaaaggaaaaaataaaaaatcattaggCA from Myotis daubentonii chromosome 2, mMyoDau2.1, whole genome shotgun sequence includes the following:
- the STAR gene encoding steroidogenic acute regulatory protein, mitochondrial, with the translated sequence MLQATFKLCAGSSYRHVRNMKGLRHQAVLAIGQELNRRALGGPTPSTWINQVRRRSSLLGSRLEDTLYSDQELAYINQGEEAMQKALGILSSQEGWKKENQQTNGDKVLSKVVPDVGKVFRLEVVVDQPMERLYEELVERMEAMGEWNPNVKEIKVLQKIGKDTVITHELAAESAGNLVGPRDFVSVRCAKRRGSTCVLAGMATQFGQMPEQKGVIRAEHGPTCMVLHPLAGSPSKTKLTWLLSIDLKGWLPKTIINKVLSQTQVDFANHLRKHLESSPAPEARC